A DNA window from Microcystis aeruginosa NIES-843 contains the following coding sequences:
- a CDS encoding ammonium transporter: MTKKTAYHLNTPIIIPTIACLAILLILVIAEISVAQTATSDNSEALYRELRVKIDTLWVIFTACLVFFMNAGFAMLESGFCRSKNTVNILTKNLIVFALTTIAFWSFGFGLMFSQGNGFVGLSGFFVLGADNSPNTGLNYLGIFPSLSWAGIPLQAKFFFQLVFAGTAATIVSGAVAERIKFLAFFLFSLLLVAFIYPITGHWIWGGGWLARLNFWDFAGSTVVHTVGGWASLVGAVLLGPRLGKYQGSNSMALPGHNLTLSTLGCFILWLGWFGFNPGSTLAMEPEAISRILLNTNMSAATGGIAATLTAWRYFGKPDLSVIINGILGGLVAITAACPYVQIGWAAIIGMISGILVVLSVDFFDRLQIDDPVGALSVHLVCGLWGTFAVALFAAGIEANFYTQGPVRGLLLGGGLPAIKQVFVQLLGCAAVSLYTVIVSWSAWKAIDFFVGLRVSTEAELRGLDLSEHGLQAYSGFLFKSDLAHKVSAIIPKRTIIPPKDRGADK; encoded by the coding sequence ATGACAAAAAAGACAGCTTATCATCTTAATACACCCATAATTATACCCACGATCGCCTGTTTAGCCATTCTGTTAATTCTCGTGATAGCAGAAATTAGCGTGGCCCAGACGGCAACTAGCGACAATAGCGAGGCTTTATACCGAGAATTAAGGGTGAAAATCGATACTTTATGGGTAATTTTCACCGCTTGCCTTGTCTTTTTTATGAATGCCGGCTTTGCCATGCTAGAGTCTGGTTTTTGCCGCTCGAAAAATACCGTTAATATCTTAACCAAAAACTTAATTGTTTTTGCCTTGACAACGATCGCTTTTTGGTCTTTTGGTTTCGGCTTAATGTTTAGTCAAGGTAACGGTTTTGTCGGTCTTAGCGGTTTTTTTGTGCTAGGAGCCGATAATAGCCCCAATACTGGTCTCAACTATCTTGGCATCTTTCCCTCCCTTTCTTGGGCGGGCATACCTCTACAGGCTAAATTTTTCTTTCAATTAGTCTTTGCCGGCACTGCGGCCACGATTGTTTCGGGGGCAGTGGCCGAAAGAATCAAATTTCTGGCTTTTTTCCTGTTTAGTCTGCTATTAGTGGCTTTTATCTACCCGATCACCGGTCACTGGATTTGGGGAGGAGGTTGGTTAGCGCGGCTCAATTTTTGGGATTTTGCCGGTTCTACGGTAGTACACACGGTCGGTGGTTGGGCCTCTCTCGTCGGGGCAGTGTTATTGGGGCCGCGTCTGGGCAAATATCAAGGCAGTAATTCCATGGCACTACCCGGTCACAATCTCACCCTCTCTACCCTCGGCTGTTTTATCCTCTGGTTAGGTTGGTTTGGTTTTAACCCCGGTTCCACCCTGGCGATGGAACCCGAGGCTATTTCCCGCATCCTCCTCAACACTAATATGTCGGCGGCCACCGGCGGCATCGCCGCAACCCTAACCGCTTGGCGCTATTTCGGTAAACCAGACCTCTCGGTGATTATCAATGGCATTCTCGGTGGTTTGGTGGCCATTACCGCTGCCTGTCCCTATGTACAGATCGGTTGGGCGGCAATTATCGGCATGATCAGCGGTATTTTAGTGGTTTTGAGCGTCGATTTCTTCGATCGCCTCCAGATTGACGATCCGGTTGGGGCGCTATCGGTACATCTAGTCTGTGGTTTGTGGGGAACTTTTGCGGTAGCTTTATTTGCCGCCGGTATCGAGGCTAATTTTTATACCCAGGGACCGGTGAGGGGATTACTGTTGGGGGGAGGATTACCGGCAATTAAACAGGTATTCGTGCAACTTTTGGGCTGTGCGGCAGTTAGTCTTTATACTGTAATTGTCAGTTGGTCAGCATGGAAGGCGATCGATTTTTTCGTCGGTTTAAGGGTATCGACGGAAGCAGAATTGAGAGGACTGGATCTGAGCGAACACGGTTTACAAGCTTACAGTGGTTTTCTGTTTAAATCCGACCTTGCCCATAAGGTCTCGGCTATTATTCCCAAAAGAACCATTATTCCTCCCAAAGATCGGGGAGCGGATAAGTAG
- a CDS encoding pentapeptide repeat-containing protein: protein MSDRKDPEKLAAENRDDNPENNGKTSLSPPDASEYVSSLSSRNPVRQRILLLKDLRPGNAGLLLAPLMVMTIGLVFSWDWLGFSGAIVAILISLQVILPSIRQWIAHYLTPSERQTVFAFIVFIAALAALGKYLGVYERILRWLESFKYDEFGSWAEWVGALGQIMIAVLAVYVAWEQYVISKDLTIQQNRITQQQTIDSYFQGISDLALDEEGFLEDWPQERAIAEGRTASILSSVDASGKAKILRFLSQSRLLSPIKRDRYLGRPILDGEGGYAEDREFGTRVVQLGVMLAGSDISGQDLRWTDLSEANMVRADLSYSDLVKANVSRTILYEANLRGADMKGMRLFYGSLENATPRSRSVPPNYDTGEHTGAVVENVNFTGVKNMSEEQRHYCCRWCGEKSRATIPGGCADIANLLGR, encoded by the coding sequence ATGAGCGATCGCAAAGACCCAGAAAAACTCGCCGCGGAAAATAGGGACGATAACCCCGAAAATAACGGTAAAACCAGTTTATCGCCCCCCGATGCTTCTGAATACGTCTCCTCTTTATCTTCGCGTAATCCCGTGCGTCAGCGCATCCTACTATTAAAAGATCTTCGACCGGGTAACGCGGGGTTACTACTGGCCCCCCTGATGGTGATGACCATCGGCCTGGTCTTTAGCTGGGACTGGTTAGGCTTTTCTGGGGCGATAGTAGCGATATTAATATCTTTACAGGTGATTTTGCCCTCTATTCGCCAGTGGATCGCCCATTATCTCACCCCCTCTGAACGTCAGACGGTTTTTGCCTTTATAGTTTTTATAGCTGCTCTGGCAGCATTAGGGAAATATTTAGGAGTTTACGAGCGCATATTGCGATGGTTAGAGAGTTTTAAATACGATGAGTTTGGTTCCTGGGCCGAGTGGGTGGGGGCTTTGGGACAGATTATGATCGCCGTGTTAGCTGTCTATGTGGCCTGGGAACAGTACGTTATTTCTAAGGATTTAACCATACAACAAAATCGCATTACCCAACAACAGACGATCGATTCCTATTTTCAAGGGATTTCCGATCTAGCCTTGGATGAGGAGGGATTTTTAGAAGATTGGCCCCAGGAAAGAGCGATCGCAGAAGGTCGCACCGCTTCCATCCTCAGCAGTGTCGATGCCTCTGGAAAAGCGAAAATACTGCGTTTTTTGAGTCAATCGCGGCTATTATCACCGATTAAACGCGATCGTTATCTAGGCAGACCGATTCTAGACGGGGAAGGGGGTTATGCGGAGGATCGAGAGTTCGGTACAAGAGTAGTACAATTGGGGGTAATGTTAGCGGGGTCCGACATTTCTGGGCAGGATTTGCGCTGGACGGATTTAAGCGAAGCGAATATGGTGCGGGCCGATTTAAGTTATAGCGATTTGGTGAAAGCAAATGTATCGCGGACAATTCTCTACGAAGCTAATTTAAGAGGGGCAGATATGAAAGGGATGCGTTTATTTTATGGTTCCCTAGAAAATGCTACCCCCCGCAGTCGCAGCGTTCCCCCCAATTATGACACTGGAGAACACACGGGAGCAGTGGTAGAAAATGTCAATTTTACCGGGGTGAAAAATATGAGCGAGGAACAACGTCACTATTGTTGTCGTTGGTGTGGGGAAAAGTCCCGCGCAACCATTCCGGGGGGATGTGCTGATATTGCCAATCTTTTAGGTCGATAA
- a CDS encoding RNA-guided endonuclease InsQ/TnpB family protein, whose product MEKAYSFRFYPTPEQESLLRRTLGCVRLVYNKALHERTQAWYEKQERVGYAETSSMLTEWKKQEELDFLNEVSCVPLQQGLRHLQTAFTNFFAGRTKYPNFKKKHQGGSAEFTKSAFKFKDKQIYLAKCTEPLPIRWSRQIPESCEPSTVTVRLHPSGRWHISIRFDDPTIKPLPPTDKAIGIDLGISSLVITSDGDKVSNPKHFKKHYQRLRKAQKNLSRKQKDSKNREKAKIKVAKIHAQITDSRKDHLHKLTTQLVRENKTIVVENLAVKNMVKNPKLSQAISDVSWGEITRQLAYKCRWYGRNYIEIDRWFPSSKRCSNCGYIAEKMPLNVREWDCPDCGTHHDRDINASKNILAAGLAVSVCRATIRPEQSKSVKAGAKNPSGQKQKPKS is encoded by the coding sequence ATGGAAAAAGCCTATTCGTTTCGATTTTACCCAACACCCGAACAAGAGTCGCTATTGCGGCGCACTTTGGGCTGTGTAAGATTAGTTTACAACAAAGCTCTCCACGAACGAACACAAGCTTGGTACGAAAAGCAAGAAAGAGTAGGATATGCTGAAACTTCTTCAATGCTAACCGAGTGGAAAAAACAAGAAGAATTAGACTTTCTCAACGAGGTAAGCTGTGTACCTTTACAACAAGGGTTAAGACATTTACAAACAGCTTTCACTAATTTCTTTGCTGGTCGTACTAAGTATCCTAACTTTAAGAAAAAACATCAGGGAGGAAGTGCCGAATTTACCAAGTCTGCTTTTAAATTTAAAGACAAACAAATCTATTTAGCCAAATGCACAGAACCTTTACCTATTCGATGGTCAAGACAAATTCCAGAAAGCTGTGAACCAAGCACAGTAACAGTCAGATTACATCCTTCTGGACGTTGGCATATTTCAATTAGATTTGATGACCCAACAATTAAGCCATTACCCCCAACCGATAAAGCCATCGGAATTGACTTAGGAATTAGTAGCCTAGTAATTACCAGCGACGGCGATAAAGTATCTAATCCTAAGCATTTTAAGAAACATTATCAGAGGTTGCGAAAGGCCCAAAAAAATCTTTCTAGAAAACAGAAAGACTCAAAGAATCGAGAAAAGGCAAAAATCAAAGTAGCCAAAATTCACGCTCAAATCACCGATAGCAGAAAAGACCATTTACATAAGCTAACCACTCAATTAGTTCGTGAAAACAAAACGATTGTGGTTGAGAATTTAGCCGTTAAGAATATGGTCAAAAACCCGAAATTATCTCAGGCAATATCTGATGTAAGCTGGGGAGAAATAACCCGACAATTAGCCTATAAATGCCGTTGGTATGGGAGAAACTACATCGAAATAGATAGATGGTTTCCTAGCTCTAAAAGGTGTAGTAATTGCGGGTATATTGCTGAGAAAATGCCGTTAAATGTTCGAGAATGGGACTGTCCAGACTGTGGGACACACCATGACCGAGATATTAACGCCAGTAAAAATATTTTGGCCGCAGGGCTTGCGGTGTCAGTCTGTAGAGCGACTATAAGACCAGAACAGAGTAAATCTGTTAAGGCAGGTGCGAAAAATCCTTCGGGACAGAAGCAGAAACCTAAATCGTGA
- the lipB gene encoding lipoyl(octanoyl) transferase LipB: protein MNAQKMPRLCGLKIQAITPYSLAWSHQRSLVEARIANPDLPDVLLLLEHPPVYTLGTGSDIKFIKFNLDKTDKEVYRIERGGEVTYHCPGQLVGYPILNLRYYRQDLHWYLRQLEEVILQTIAIYGLSGERIAGLTGVWVEGYKIAAIGIKVSHWITYHGFAINVCPDLSGFAEIIPCGIANKPVGSLRQFLPNISLMQVQQDLSRVFASVFGVELFSLDKD, encoded by the coding sequence ATGAATGCTCAAAAAATGCCTCGTCTCTGTGGGCTAAAAATTCAGGCAATTACTCCCTATTCTCTCGCTTGGTCGCACCAGCGATCGCTGGTGGAGGCGAGAATTGCTAATCCTGACTTACCCGATGTGCTGCTGCTGCTGGAACATCCCCCCGTTTACACCCTCGGTACTGGTTCAGATATTAAGTTTATTAAATTTAATCTTGACAAAACCGACAAAGAAGTGTACCGAATCGAGCGAGGAGGCGAAGTCACCTATCACTGTCCGGGGCAGTTAGTGGGCTATCCGATCCTCAATTTGCGCTATTATCGGCAGGATTTACACTGGTATTTGCGACAATTAGAAGAAGTCATCCTGCAAACTATCGCTATTTATGGATTGTCGGGGGAAAGAATCGCGGGCCTGACGGGGGTATGGGTAGAAGGGTATAAAATAGCGGCGATCGGTATTAAAGTTAGTCATTGGATTACCTATCATGGTTTTGCCATCAATGTTTGTCCAGATTTAAGCGGTTTTGCCGAGATTATTCCCTGTGGGATTGCTAATAAACCCGTGGGCAGTTTACGGCAGTTTCTGCCTAATATTAGTCTTATGCAAGTACAGCAAGATTTATCGAGAGTTTTCGCCTCAGTTTTCGGTGTGGAATTATTTTCTCTTGACAAGGATTAA